From Pararhodobacter zhoushanensis, the proteins below share one genomic window:
- the soxR gene encoding redox-sensitive transcriptional activator SoxR yields MPPERGLAIGALAERTGLAVSAIRYYEAQGLITADRNAGGQRRFARAAIRRLSFVMIAQQFGVSLAEIRALLSELPGNRTPTPADWTRISLRFRQQIDQRIATLERLRDDLDGCIGCGCLSLPKCRLYNPDDRAHAKGSGPRYLMGDSAASVLTSDAQS; encoded by the coding sequence ATGCCCCCCGAACGCGGCCTCGCCATCGGCGCTTTGGCCGAGCGCACCGGCCTCGCCGTTTCGGCGATCCGCTACTACGAGGCGCAGGGCCTCATCACCGCCGACCGCAACGCGGGCGGCCAGCGCAGATTCGCCCGTGCCGCGATCCGGCGGCTGAGTTTTGTGATGATTGCGCAGCAATTCGGCGTGTCACTGGCCGAGATCCGCGCGCTGCTGAGCGAGTTGCCGGGCAACCGCACGCCGACCCCCGCCGACTGGACGCGCATCAGCCTGCGGTTCCGCCAGCAGATCGACCAGCGCATCGCCACGCTGGAACGGCTGCGCGATGATCTGGACGGCTGCATCGGCTGCGGCTGTCTGAGCTTGCCCAAGTGCCGCCTTTATAACCCCGATGACCGCGCCCATGCCAAAGGCAGCGGCCCGCGCTATCTGATGGGGGATAGTGCGGCCTCGGTGTTGACCTCTGACGCGCAGTCCTGA
- a CDS encoding electron transfer flavoprotein-ubiquinone oxidoreductase: MSDIERESMEYDVVIVGAGPAGLSAAIRLKQLDADLSVVVLEKGSEVGAHILSGAVLDPSGLNRLMPDWKEKGAPLNVPVKHDNFLLLGEAGKLRIPNWPMPPLMNNHGNYIVSMGNVCRWMAEQAEALGVEIFPGMSASALVYDGDRVKGVVAGEFGKESDGSMGPNYEPGMELHGKYVFIAEGVRGSLAKQLIAKYALSKDKCPQKFGLGMKEIWEIDPDKHREGTVTHTMGWPLGGNAGGGSFIYHFENNQVLIGFVVHLNYSNPHLYPYMEFQRFKHHPVVAELLKGGKRVAYGARAISEGGYQSVPKVTFPGGVLLGCSAGLVNVPRIKGNHNAMHSGIEAAEAAYAALQAGREGDELTAYEDTLRNGVIGKDLKKVRNVKPLWSKLGLFPSLALGGLDMWTNTLGFSVFGTMKHGKNDAKATGEAAKFKPIDYPRPDGKLSFDRLTNVAFSFTNHEESQPAHLKLTDPTIPITVNVPIYDEPAQRYCPAGVYEVVEKDGKKEFVINFQNCVHCKTCDVKDPSENITWTTPQGGDGPNYPNM; the protein is encoded by the coding sequence ATGTCCGATATCGAACGCGAATCCATGGAGTATGATGTCGTCATCGTGGGGGCAGGCCCGGCGGGCTTGTCTGCGGCGATCCGCCTGAAGCAACTGGATGCCGATCTGAGCGTCGTGGTGTTGGAAAAGGGCTCGGAAGTTGGCGCGCATATTCTGTCGGGCGCGGTGCTGGACCCCTCGGGTCTGAACCGCCTGATGCCCGACTGGAAGGAAAAAGGCGCGCCGCTGAACGTGCCGGTCAAGCATGACAATTTCCTGCTGCTGGGCGAAGCGGGCAAGCTGCGCATCCCCAACTGGCCGATGCCGCCGCTGATGAACAACCACGGCAACTATATCGTGTCGATGGGCAATGTCTGCCGCTGGATGGCCGAACAGGCCGAGGCTCTGGGCGTCGAGATTTTCCCGGGCATGTCGGCCTCGGCGCTGGTCTATGACGGCGACCGCGTCAAAGGCGTGGTGGCCGGCGAGTTCGGCAAGGAAAGCGACGGCTCGATGGGGCCGAACTATGAGCCGGGCATGGAATTGCACGGCAAATATGTGTTCATCGCCGAGGGTGTGCGCGGCTCGCTGGCCAAGCAACTCATCGCGAAATACGCGCTGAGCAAAGACAAATGCCCGCAGAAATTCGGTCTGGGCATGAAAGAGATCTGGGAGATCGACCCCGACAAGCACCGCGAAGGTACTGTCACACACACGATGGGCTGGCCGCTGGGCGGCAACGCAGGCGGCGGGTCGTTCATCTATCACTTCGAGAACAATCAGGTGCTGATCGGGTTCGTGGTGCACCTGAACTACAGCAACCCGCATCTTTATCCCTACATGGAATTCCAGCGCTTCAAGCATCACCCGGTGGTCGCCGAGCTGCTCAAGGGCGGCAAGCGTGTGGCCTACGGCGCGCGGGCGATTTCCGAAGGTGGCTATCAGTCGGTGCCGAAAGTCACCTTCCCCGGTGGCGTGCTGCTGGGCTGTTCGGCCGGTCTGGTCAACGTGCCGCGCATCAAGGGCAACCACAACGCCATGCATTCGGGGATCGAGGCTGCCGAGGCCGCCTATGCCGCGCTGCAGGCCGGGCGCGAGGGTGACGAGCTGACCGCCTATGAAGACACGCTGCGCAACGGCGTGATCGGCAAGGACCTCAAGAAGGTCCGCAACGTCAAGCCGTTGTGGTCCAAGCTGGGCCTCTTCCCGTCGCTGGCGCTTGGCGGGCTGGACATGTGGACCAACACCCTGGGCTTTTCGGTCTTCGGCACGATGAAGCACGGCAAGAACGACGCCAAGGCGACCGGCGAGGCGGCCAAGTTCAAGCCGATCGACTACCCGCGCCCCGATGGCAAGCTGTCGTTTGACCGGCTGACCAACGTCGCCTTCAGCTTTACCAACCATGAGGAATCGCAGCCCGCGCATCTCAAGCTGACGGACCCGACGATCCCGATCACGGTGAACGTCCCGATCTACGACGAACCGGCGCAGCGCTATTGCCCGGCGGGGGTGTATGAGGTGGTCGAGAAGGACGGCAAGAAAGAGTTCGTCATCAACTTCCAGAACTGCGTTCACTGCAAGACCTGTGACGTCAAGGATCCGTCCGAAAACATCACCTGGACCACGCCGCAGGGCGGTGACGGGCCGAATTACCCGAATATGTGA
- a CDS encoding tetratricopeptide repeat protein, with protein MPFPPQFRPALLALLMSTAAVLAPDSGQAQNAAGAFLAAREAGVVNDFAGSLPYLERLHADDPQNINTLEGLVVSALSVGEQEIAIRNAEALNALDPTSRSAAIVLLTKAFDDEDYTAALEIISGDTVRVHPLIDGLALAWAHLGAGRMSESLETLDQVAGLDGMQDFSLYCRALALALAGDYEGAVEIIEDPNAGVAAALNRRGYIAYAQLLGLTERFDDAIALIDSVFPGASDPALVHMREAYAARQALPFNVIASPAQGMAEVYGVMASAMQSSDNALEALLYAQAAVWVNPALSDAQLMIGQVFEFLDQPQAAAAAYDAIPDGDVFGTAARMGRAQVLETLDRRDEAIADLTAMAQENPQSFAAQSVLGDFLRRNNQFAEAAQAYTRAIDLLTAAGGRPDWQLLFARAVAYSRADDWPAAEADFRAALALQPDQPTVLNYLGYSLIERGENYDEALDMIERAVAGDPTSGYVLDSLAWALFKLGRYDEALPHMERSVEMEPTDAILNDHLGDVFWAVGRQREARFQWRRAISFLPAENLDEEQLRRKLEVGLDVVRAEAGEPPLHPAN; from the coding sequence TTGCCCTTTCCCCCACAGTTTCGTCCGGCCCTTCTGGCCCTGCTGATGTCCACCGCCGCCGTGCTGGCACCGGACTCGGGGCAGGCCCAGAATGCGGCGGGGGCCTTTCTGGCCGCCCGTGAAGCGGGGGTGGTGAACGACTTCGCGGGCTCGCTGCCGTATCTTGAGCGGCTGCACGCCGACGACCCGCAGAACATCAACACGCTTGAAGGGCTGGTGGTCAGCGCGCTGTCCGTGGGCGAGCAGGAGATCGCGATCCGCAACGCGGAGGCGCTGAACGCGCTGGACCCGACCAGCCGTTCGGCAGCCATTGTGTTGCTGACCAAGGCCTTTGACGACGAAGATTATACGGCGGCGCTGGAAATCATCAGCGGCGACACTGTGCGCGTTCACCCGCTGATCGACGGACTGGCACTGGCCTGGGCGCATCTGGGCGCGGGCCGGATGTCCGAGTCACTGGAGACGCTGGATCAGGTCGCTGGTCTGGACGGGATGCAGGACTTTTCGCTCTATTGCCGCGCTTTGGCGCTGGCTTTGGCAGGCGATTACGAGGGCGCGGTCGAGATCATCGAAGACCCCAACGCCGGTGTGGCCGCCGCACTGAACCGGCGCGGTTACATCGCCTATGCCCAGTTGCTGGGCCTGACCGAACGGTTTGACGACGCGATTGCGCTGATTGACTCGGTGTTTCCCGGCGCGAGCGATCCGGCCCTTGTGCACATGCGCGAAGCTTACGCAGCCAGGCAGGCACTGCCGTTCAACGTGATCGCGTCTCCGGCGCAGGGGATGGCCGAGGTCTACGGCGTCATGGCCAGCGCGATGCAAAGCTCGGACAACGCGCTGGAGGCGCTGCTCTATGCGCAGGCCGCCGTCTGGGTGAACCCGGCGCTGAGCGATGCCCAGCTGATGATCGGTCAGGTCTTTGAGTTCCTCGACCAACCGCAAGCCGCCGCCGCCGCCTATGACGCGATCCCGGACGGCGATGTGTTTGGCACTGCCGCGCGCATGGGGCGCGCGCAGGTGCTGGAGACGCTGGACCGGCGCGATGAGGCCATCGCCGATCTGACCGCCATGGCACAAGAGAACCCGCAAAGCTTTGCCGCCCAAAGCGTGCTGGGCGATTTCCTGCGCCGCAACAACCAGTTCGCCGAGGCCGCGCAGGCCTATACCCGCGCGATTGACCTGCTGACCGCTGCTGGCGGGCGGCCCGACTGGCAGTTGCTGTTTGCCCGCGCCGTGGCCTATTCGCGCGCCGATGACTGGCCCGCCGCCGAGGCGGACTTCCGCGCGGCGCTGGCGCTTCAACCCGATCAGCCGACCGTGTTGAACTATCTGGGCTATTCGCTGATCGAGCGCGGCGAGAATTATGACGAAGCGCTGGACATGATCGAACGCGCCGTCGCGGGCGATCCGACCAGCGGCTATGTGCTCGACAGCCTCGCCTGGGCGCTGTTCAAACTGGGCCGCTACGACGAGGCGCTGCCGCATATGGAGCGCTCGGTCGAAATGGAACCGACGGATGCCATCCTCAACGACCATCTGGGCGATGTGTTCTGGGCGGTGGGCCGTCAGCGCGAGGCACGGTTCCAGTGGCGTCGCGCGATCTCGTTCCTGCCCGCCGAGAATCTGGACGAAGAGCAACTGCGCCGCAAGCTTGAGGTCGGTCTGGACGTCGTGCGGGCCGAGGCGGGCGAGCCGCCCCTCCACCCGGCCAACTGA
- a CDS encoding 4-(cytidine 5'-diphospho)-2-C-methyl-D-erythritol kinase, whose translation MRAAVSRLAPAKINLTLHVTGQREDGYHLLDSLVVFAEAGDLLTLRTGPGLSLDLIGPCAAALAPEPDNLVLRAARLTAAQGVAFTLDKQLPVASGMGGGSSDAAAALHLLAEARDLPLPGTEALMRLGADMPVCMAAPAPQRMRGLGERVDPVAGIPALWLLLVNPGQGLSTPAVFKAMTQRRNPAMPDALPDCPDAESLCAWLAGMRNDLQAPAIALMPQIEALLADIGAQNGCLLARMTGSGATCFGIFTDETAMRAAATALSAPGRFILPTRSLPSP comes from the coding sequence ATGCGCGCGGCGGTTTCTCGCCTCGCGCCGGCCAAGATCAACCTCACGCTGCACGTCACCGGTCAGCGTGAGGATGGCTACCATCTGCTGGATTCCCTTGTCGTCTTTGCCGAAGCTGGCGATCTGCTCACCCTGCGCACCGGCCCCGGCCTGTCGCTGGACCTGATCGGCCCCTGCGCCGCTGCCCTCGCCCCTGAGCCTGACAATCTGGTCCTGCGCGCCGCGCGGTTGACCGCAGCGCAGGGCGTCGCGTTCACGCTGGATAAGCAGCTCCCTGTGGCCTCGGGCATGGGCGGAGGCTCGTCTGACGCCGCTGCCGCGCTGCATCTGCTGGCCGAGGCGCGCGACCTGCCCCTGCCCGGCACCGAGGCGCTGATGCGGCTGGGGGCGGATATGCCGGTCTGCATGGCGGCACCCGCACCGCAACGGATGCGGGGCTTGGGCGAGCGGGTTGATCCGGTGGCGGGCATTCCCGCGCTGTGGCTCTTGCTGGTCAATCCGGGGCAGGGGCTGTCCACCCCGGCGGTCTTCAAGGCGATGACCCAGCGCCGGAACCCGGCGATGCCTGACGCGCTGCCAGACTGCCCGGACGCAGAGTCGCTCTGCGCCTGGCTGGCCGGAATGCGCAACGATCTGCAGGCACCGGCGATTGCCCTGATGCCGCAGATCGAGGCGTTGCTTGCGGATATCGGCGCACAGAACGGCTGCCTGCTGGCCCGTATGACCGGCTCAGGCGCGACATGTTTCGGGATCTTCACCGACGAGACGGCGATGCGCGCCGCCGCCACGGCGCTGAGCGCGCCGGGCCGCTTCATTCTGCCGACCCGCAGCCTGCCGTCGCCGTAA
- a CDS encoding polyprenyl synthetase family protein, producing MSVTEISPLEALSRVLTDDMERVNVLIRARMASDHAPRIPEVTAHLIEAGGKRIRPMMTLAAARLCGYEGDAHIKLAATVEFIHTATLLHDDVVDESEQRRGRPTANLLWDNQSSVLVGDYLFARAFQLMVEPGNLRALTILSNASAVIAEGEVLQLTAAQNIATDEATYMTVIRGKTAALFSAATQVGPVIAGAPEAQVQALYDYGDALGICFQIVDDYLDYGGAGDGLGKNLGDDFRERKLTLPVIRAIALADAEERAFWDRTIGRGKQQAGDLEQAMALMARHGTLASTRQTALDWAERARQALAPLPDHPLKALLSDLAGFVVERVN from the coding sequence ATGAGCGTCACCGAAATCAGCCCGCTTGAGGCCCTGTCGCGCGTTCTGACCGATGACATGGAGCGCGTGAATGTGCTGATCCGCGCGCGCATGGCCTCGGACCATGCACCGCGCATTCCTGAAGTCACCGCGCATCTGATCGAGGCGGGCGGCAAACGCATCCGCCCGATGATGACGTTGGCCGCGGCACGGCTGTGTGGCTACGAGGGCGACGCGCATATCAAGCTGGCCGCGACGGTCGAGTTCATTCACACCGCCACGCTGCTGCACGACGATGTGGTCGATGAAAGCGAACAGCGGCGCGGGCGTCCGACGGCCAACCTGTTGTGGGACAACCAATCCAGCGTGCTGGTCGGCGATTACCTGTTCGCCCGGGCGTTTCAGTTGATGGTCGAACCGGGCAACCTGCGGGCGCTGACCATCCTGTCCAACGCCTCGGCGGTGATCGCCGAGGGCGAGGTGCTGCAACTGACCGCCGCGCAGAACATCGCCACCGATGAAGCGACCTATATGACGGTGATCCGGGGCAAGACGGCGGCGCTTTTTTCAGCCGCGACGCAGGTCGGGCCGGTGATCGCGGGCGCACCCGAGGCGCAGGTGCAGGCGCTGTATGACTATGGCGATGCGTTGGGGATCTGCTTCCAGATCGTCGATGACTATCTGGATTACGGTGGCGCGGGCGACGGGCTGGGCAAGAACCTTGGCGACGATTTCCGCGAGCGCAAGCTGACCCTGCCGGTGATCCGGGCAATCGCACTGGCCGATGCCGAGGAACGCGCTTTCTGGGACCGCACCATCGGGCGCGGCAAACAGCAGGCGGGTGATCTGGAGCAGGCGATGGCGCTGATGGCCCGGCATGGCACGCTGGCGAGTACCCGCCAGACGGCGCTGGACTGGGCAGAGCGCGCGCGTCAGGCACTGGCCCCGCTGCCCGACCACCCGCTCAAGGCGCTGCTGAGCGATCTGGCGGGCTTTGTGGTCGAACGGGTGAACTGA
- a CDS encoding putative signal transducing protein — protein sequence MKELLRTSDPTVIPFATALLAAEGIETFAVDVHMSALSIVPQRLMVRDENLFLAKAILRDNGVELNG from the coding sequence ATGAAAGAACTGCTGCGCACGTCAGACCCGACGGTCATCCCTTTTGCAACGGCCCTTCTCGCGGCCGAAGGTATAGAGACGTTTGCCGTTGACGTCCATATGAGCGCGCTGTCTATCGTGCCGCAGCGGCTGATGGTACGCGACGAAAATCTCTTTCTGGCCAAGGCCATCCTGCGCGACAACGGCGTGGAATTGAATGGATGA
- a CDS encoding tRNA1(Val) (adenine(37)-N6)-methyltransferase has translation MDEPLTRDVFLGGRLSIWQPRAGYRAATDPVLLAASVGARPGDSVLELGCGAGVALLALGQRLPGLALSGVERQDDYAQLARRNAQENGLDARIVTADLTDLPADLRVTFDHVMANPPYYRPSSPAARDAGRAAALREETPLADWIGCGLRRLKSGGTLTLIHLAERLPAILAALDGPAGSIAVRPVASRVGRPAGRVIVQARKGARGVFRLLAPLTMHAGAEHLEDRDDASDAARALLRDAQALDWI, from the coding sequence ATGGATGAACCCCTGACGCGCGATGTTTTCCTGGGCGGGCGCTTGTCGATCTGGCAGCCGCGCGCAGGATACCGCGCCGCAACGGACCCGGTGCTGCTGGCGGCCAGTGTCGGCGCGCGCCCGGGCGACAGCGTGCTTGAACTGGGGTGCGGCGCGGGTGTGGCGCTGCTGGCGCTGGGGCAGCGGTTGCCGGGGCTGGCGCTGAGCGGGGTCGAGCGGCAGGACGATTATGCCCAGCTGGCACGCCGCAATGCTCAGGAAAACGGGCTGGACGCGCGGATCGTTACCGCCGATCTGACGGACCTGCCAGCCGATCTGCGCGTGACTTTCGATCACGTTATGGCAAATCCTCCGTATTATCGCCCCAGCTCTCCGGCCGCGCGGGATGCAGGCCGCGCTGCGGCGCTGCGCGAAGAGACGCCGCTGGCTGACTGGATCGGTTGTGGATTGCGGCGGCTGAAAAGCGGCGGCACCCTGACGCTGATCCATCTGGCCGAACGCCTGCCCGCGATCCTTGCGGCGCTTGACGGTCCCGCCGGGTCGATTGCCGTGCGACCCGTTGCCTCACGCGTCGGGCGGCCCGCTGGTCGGGTGATTGTGCAGGCGCGCAAAGGCGCGCGCGGTGTCTTCCGGTTGCTGGCGCCGCTCACCATGCACGCTGGCGCTGAGCACCTTGAAGACCGCGATGACGCCTCGGATGCCGCGCGCGCGCTCTTGCGCGATGCGCAGGCACTTGACTGGATCTGA
- a CDS encoding YdcH family protein translates to MSLTSHLQELRRRHQTLADQVEVAQRAPGVDDLAVADMKKQKLRLKEQITRLSAE, encoded by the coding sequence ATGTCGTTGACGTCTCATCTTCAGGAACTGCGCCGTCGCCACCAGACCCTTGCTGATCAGGTCGAGGTCGCGCAGCGCGCGCCCGGCGTGGACGATCTTGCAGTCGCCGACATGAAAAAGCAGAAATTGCGCCTCAAGGAGCAGATTACCCGGCTTTCGGCCGAGTAA
- the yddG gene encoding aromatic amino acid exporter YddG: MERSKATAIGFSAVALWSLLALFTVASSPVPPLLLNALTFAVGGGVGLIWVIATGGLAQLKSVPLSAYAFGTLGLFGYHFLYFTALRMAPAAEAGLICYLWPLFIVLFSGLLPGETLRAGHIAGALLAFAGAALIVAQGLSAVSGALTGYGVAFLAALTWAGYSLGSRRLKSVPTAAVAVTCLMTALLSIAAHLALETTAWPVGPLGWLAVLGLGLGPVGLAFYTWDVGVKGGDIQLLGTASYAAPLLSTLVLVVAGMAAGSVTLAVAAVLITGGAALAARAGTRVTRPKAG; encoded by the coding sequence ATGGAGCGCAGCAAAGCCACCGCAATCGGGTTTTCGGCCGTGGCGCTGTGGTCGCTGCTGGCGCTGTTCACCGTCGCCTCTTCCCCCGTTCCGCCGCTTCTGCTGAACGCGCTGACCTTTGCGGTTGGCGGCGGCGTGGGGCTGATCTGGGTGATTGCAACTGGCGGGTTGGCGCAGTTGAAGTCAGTGCCGCTGTCGGCCTATGCCTTCGGCACTCTTGGGCTCTTTGGCTACCATTTTCTGTATTTCACCGCCCTGCGCATGGCCCCCGCCGCCGAGGCCGGGCTGATCTGCTATCTGTGGCCGCTGTTCATCGTGCTGTTTTCAGGCCTGTTGCCCGGCGAAACACTGCGCGCAGGCCACATCGCCGGGGCGCTGCTGGCCTTTGCCGGCGCGGCGCTGATTGTGGCACAGGGACTGAGTGCCGTCTCGGGTGCGTTGACAGGGTATGGCGTGGCGTTTTTGGCCGCGCTGACCTGGGCGGGCTATTCGCTGGGTTCGCGGCGGCTGAAATCCGTGCCCACGGCCGCTGTAGCCGTCACCTGCCTGATGACCGCCCTCTTGTCCATCGCCGCACATCTGGCTTTGGAAACAACGGCCTGGCCGGTTGGCCCGCTGGGGTGGCTGGCCGTTCTCGGCCTTGGCCTGGGCCCGGTGGGGCTGGCATTCTATACGTGGGACGTGGGGGTCAAGGGCGGTGACATCCAGCTGCTTGGCACGGCATCTTACGCGGCGCCGCTGCTGTCTACCTTGGTGCTGGTCGTTGCCGGGATGGCGGCGGGAAGCGTCACGCTGGCCGTCGCGGCAGTGCTGATCACCGGCGGCGCGGCCTTGGCCGCGCGCGCCGGGACGCGCGTTACTCGGCCGAAAGCCGGGTAA
- the phbB gene encoding acetoacetyl-CoA reductase: protein MGRVALVTGGSRGIGAAIAIALQNAGYSVAASYAGNDEAAKSFTAETGIKTYKWDVADYEASKAGIAQVEADLGPVDVVVANAGITRDAPFHKMTPDQWKQVIDTNLTGVFNTVHPLWPGMRERKFGRVVVISSINGQKGQFGQVNYAATKAGDLGIVKSLAQEGARFGITANAICPGYIATEMVMAVPEKVRESIIAGIPTGRLGEPEEIARCVAFLVSDDAAFINGSTISANGGQFFV from the coding sequence ATGGGACGGGTTGCATTGGTTACGGGGGGATCGCGCGGTATTGGCGCAGCAATTGCGATTGCCCTGCAAAACGCGGGTTATTCGGTCGCCGCCAGCTATGCGGGCAATGACGAAGCGGCGAAAAGCTTCACCGCCGAAACCGGCATCAAGACCTATAAATGGGATGTGGCCGACTATGAGGCCTCGAAAGCCGGGATCGCGCAGGTCGAGGCCGATCTGGGCCCGGTCGACGTGGTCGTCGCCAACGCGGGCATCACCCGCGACGCCCCGTTTCACAAGATGACCCCCGACCAGTGGAAACAGGTGATCGACACCAACCTGACCGGTGTTTTCAACACCGTTCACCCGCTGTGGCCGGGTATGCGCGAGCGCAAATTTGGCCGCGTGGTGGTGATCAGCTCGATCAATGGTCAGAAAGGCCAGTTCGGTCAGGTGAACTATGCCGCGACCAAAGCGGGCGATCTGGGCATCGTGAAATCTCTGGCGCAGGAAGGCGCGCGTTTCGGCATCACTGCCAACGCGATCTGCCCGGGTTACATCGCCACCGAAATGGTGATGGCTGTGCCGGAAAAAGTGCGCGAGTCGATCATCGCGGGCATCCCGACGGGGCGTCTGGGCGAGCCCGAAGAGATCGCGCGCTGCGTCGCCTTCCTGGTGTCGGATGACGCCGCCTTTATCAACGGCTCGACGATCAGCGCCAACGGCGGCCAGTTCTTCGTGTAA
- a CDS encoding acetyl-CoA C-acetyltransferase, producing MTNVVIVSAARTAVGSFNGSFANTPAHELGAAVIEAVVARAGIDKAEVSETILGQVLTAGQGQNPARQAAIMAGLPIEAAAWGINQVCGSGLRAVALAAQHVQLGDASIVIAGGQENMSLSPHVANLRAGHKMGDFKFIDSMIKDGLWDAFNGYHMGQTAENVAEQWQISREQQDIFAVASQNKAEAAQKAGKFVDEIVPFLIKTRKGETSMDADEYIRHGATIDAMQKLRPAFTKDGSVTAANASGLNDGAAAVMVMSAEEAEKRGLTPLARIASYATAGVDPSIMGVGPIHASRKALAKAGWDAADLDLVEANEAFAAQACAVNKDMGWNPDVVNVNGGAIAIGHPIGASGARILNTLLFEMQRRGAKKGLATLCIGGGMGVAMCLER from the coding sequence ATGACCAACGTCGTGATCGTATCCGCTGCACGCACTGCCGTGGGCTCATTCAATGGCAGCTTTGCCAACACGCCGGCCCATGAACTCGGCGCCGCGGTGATTGAGGCGGTCGTTGCCCGCGCCGGTATCGACAAGGCCGAGGTCTCGGAAACCATTCTGGGTCAGGTGCTGACCGCCGGTCAGGGCCAGAACCCCGCCCGTCAGGCTGCGATCATGGCAGGCCTGCCCATCGAAGCCGCCGCCTGGGGCATCAATCAGGTCTGTGGCTCGGGCCTGCGCGCCGTCGCGCTGGCCGCGCAGCATGTCCAGTTGGGTGATGCGTCCATCGTCATCGCCGGTGGTCAGGAAAACATGTCCCTGTCGCCCCATGTCGCGAACCTGCGCGCGGGCCACAAGATGGGCGATTTCAAATTCATCGACTCGATGATCAAGGACGGTCTGTGGGACGCCTTCAACGGCTACCACATGGGCCAGACCGCTGAAAACGTCGCCGAACAATGGCAGATCAGCCGCGAACAGCAGGACATCTTCGCCGTCGCCAGCCAGAACAAGGCTGAAGCTGCGCAGAAAGCCGGTAAATTCGTTGACGAAATCGTCCCCTTCCTGATCAAGACCCGCAAGGGCGAGACCAGCATGGATGCCGACGAATACATCCGCCACGGCGCGACCATCGACGCCATGCAGAAACTGCGCCCGGCCTTCACCAAGGACGGCTCGGTCACGGCCGCCAACGCCTCGGGTCTGAACGACGGCGCTGCCGCCGTGATGGTGATGAGCGCCGAGGAAGCGGAAAAGCGCGGCCTGACCCCGCTGGCCCGCATCGCCTCCTACGCCACCGCCGGTGTTGACCCGTCGATCATGGGCGTCGGCCCGATCCATGCCTCGCGCAAGGCGCTGGCCAAGGCCGGCTGGGACGCTGCCGATCTGGATCTGGTCGAGGCGAACGAAGCCTTCGCCGCGCAGGCCTGCGCCGTGAACAAGGATATGGGCTGGAACCCGGACGTGGTGAACGTCAACGGCGGTGCCATCGCCATCGGTCACCCCATCGGTGCCTCGGGCGCGCGTATCCTGAACACGCTGCTGTTTGAAATGCAGCGCCGGGGCGCGAAAAAAGGTCTGGCCACGCTGTGCATCGGCGGCGGCATGGGCGTTGCCATGTGCCTTGAACGGTAA
- a CDS encoding EAL domain-containing protein, which translates to MRAMTLRPPTDLPVDGMESPLSVADRLRQEETITMVRRALDERRGRLAFQPVVQARMTNRAAFYEAFIRILDEQGRVIPARDFVGAVETHELGRRIDCLALEMALAALAKEPSIRLSVNMSARSIGYAQWLAVLERGLRAAPDVAERLILEITESSAMLMPDLVTVFMTDMQARGICFALDDFGAGYTAFRYLKDFYFDIIKIDGQFIRGIAHDPDNQVLAQALVSIARHFDMFTVAESVETVEDARYLVDIGFDCLQGYFYGVPTTEAPWLTSRLAKQG; encoded by the coding sequence ATGCGCGCAATGACCCTGAGACCCCCCACAGACCTGCCCGTCGACGGCATGGAAAGCCCGCTTTCCGTTGCCGACCGGCTCAGGCAGGAAGAGACCATCACCATGGTGCGCCGCGCGCTGGATGAGCGGCGCGGAAGGCTGGCGTTTCAGCCGGTGGTGCAGGCGCGCATGACCAACCGTGCCGCCTTCTATGAGGCGTTCATCCGCATTCTGGATGAACAGGGCCGGGTCATCCCCGCGCGCGACTTCGTCGGCGCGGTTGAAACGCATGAACTGGGCCGCCGCATCGACTGCCTGGCGCTGGAAATGGCCCTGGCAGCGCTGGCGAAAGAGCCGTCGATCCGCCTTAGCGTGAACATGTCCGCCCGCTCTATCGGCTATGCGCAATGGCTGGCGGTGCTGGAGCGTGGGCTCAGGGCCGCGCCGGATGTGGCCGAGCGGTTGATTCTTGAGATCACTGAAAGCTCGGCCATGCTGATGCCGGATCTGGTGACGGTGTTCATGACAGACATGCAGGCGCGCGGCATCTGCTTTGCCCTCGATGATTTCGGCGCGGGCTATACGGCGTTCCGGTACCTGAAGGATTTTTACTTCGACATCATCAAAATCGACGGCCAGTTCATCCGCGGCATTGCCCATGATCCCGACAATCAGGTTCTGGCGCAGGCCCTGGTCTCGATCGCCCGGCACTTCGACATGTTCACCGTCGCCGAATCGGTCGAAACCGTAGAGGACGCGCGCTATCTGGTGGATATCGGGTTCGACTGCCTGCAAGGCTACTTTTACGGCGTCCCCACGACCGAGGCACCGTGGCTGACCTCGCGTCTGGCGAAACAGGGATGA